One window of Silurus meridionalis isolate SWU-2019-XX chromosome 9, ASM1480568v1, whole genome shotgun sequence genomic DNA carries:
- the fam174c gene encoding protein FAM174C → MMESALFLGCCCLLTVLLDGTSVTTKGTEVGNGSVTVQSAHKPGNFTLNSLELDSSMIQRALYVLIGITVIGVLYFLVRAVRLKKSSTPRKKYGLLANYDDTVEMEQLESDDDDNTVYEAKSLRR, encoded by the exons ATGATGGAGTCCGCGTTGTTTCTGGGTTGCTGTTGTTTATTAACGGTTCTGTTGGACGGAACCTCGGTTACTACCAAAGGCACGGAAGTTGGAAACGGAAGTGTGACGGTACAGAGCGCTCACAAACCAGGCAACTTCACCTTAAACAGCCTGGAGCTAGACAGCTCGATGATCCAGAGAGCTCTGTACGTCCTCATCGGAATCACCGTCATCGGGGTTCTTTATTTCCTGGTTCGAGCAGTGCG TCTGAAGAAATCGTCCACCCCGAGGAAGAAATACGGCCTCCTGGCAAACTACGACGACACGGTGGAGATGGAACAGCTGgaaagtgatgatgatgacaacaCTGTGTATGAAGCCAAATCActcagaag aTGA